The proteins below are encoded in one region of Chitinophagales bacterium:
- a CDS encoding efflux RND transporter permease subunit codes for MKNYLQIYKNPVTVIIAIIIMGGVFAYTNMHTALFPEITFPKIKVIADAGKQPVDQMMITVTRPLENTIKQVPDLQDIRSITSRGSCEISAYMDWNANIDLSQQRIESKIAEIKNNLPADVHITVERMNPSILPVIGYTLESSNRSPIELKLLAINTIKPFLSQVSGISEVRIIGGQDKEYKVMLNTQKMSTLGVTPDALSTVFSQTNFVKSNGYLSDYRVLYLTTTNALVDSKEKLENLVVTNSGRRIVTLKDIADVQIGQARQYIKINANGKEGILVAVVKQPGTNLIDLSNEMDQKLNDLRKTLPKDVTIKPYYLQGDFVKDSIKSVRDSLLVGLLLAILVAVIFLRSLKSSVTIFITIPVTLCLSLMILYLMGQTFNIMTLGAIAAAIGLIIDDAIVVVEQIHRTHEEHPEDSGAALVSKALHYLFPAMVGSSLSTIVILLPFMLMSGVAGAYFKVMTNSMTVILICSFFVTWIALPIIYLLLTKKEKKRHTAEVLPEDWEAIKNNILQEKEENISVGHKRPRPVKTQRWVSYFIKRPWISMLICGILLVSIILILPHLQTGFLPEMDEGSIVLDYISPAGTSLEETDRMLREVEKIIVKIPEVQAYSRRTGTQMGFFITEPNNGDYLISLKKNRTRTTDEVIEDIRERVEATQPALQIDFGQVIGDMLGDLMASVQPIEVKVFGTDRTTLQQLSKQIASVVEQVPGTADVFDGIVIAGPSVTITPNASAIAQYGLSALNLQYQLQNSLEGNVVGNVFEHEQLTPVRMLYSSKAGNSLEDINALQIFLPSGKLIPINELAVVTVNAGDAQIERENLESMGVITSRLNNRDLGSVIKDIQKQITSKISLPSGYHIEYGGTYAQQKQSFNELLVILILASLLVFCVILFLFKDLRVALIIISISILGVAGSYLALIITNTPLNVGSYTGLIMIVGIIGENAIFTFWQFRESLKEKSLDDAIIFSISTRLRPKLMTALGAIIALMPIALGIGAGAQLHQPLAIAVIGGFLAGLPLLLIVLPSMIHLILKNYKSTAVFSGPDSGV; via the coding sequence ATGAAAAATTACCTGCAGATATATAAAAATCCAGTAACAGTGATTATCGCAATCATTATTATGGGAGGTGTATTTGCTTATACCAATATGCATACAGCATTATTTCCTGAAATAACTTTTCCAAAGATAAAGGTGATTGCAGATGCAGGTAAACAACCGGTAGATCAGATGATGATAACGGTAACCCGACCTCTGGAAAACACGATCAAGCAGGTACCGGACTTGCAGGATATTCGAAGCATCACCAGCAGAGGCAGCTGTGAAATCAGCGCATATATGGACTGGAATGCAAACATTGATTTAAGCCAGCAGCGAATAGAATCGAAAATTGCTGAAATAAAAAATAACCTTCCTGCTGATGTACACATTACGGTGGAACGAATGAATCCGTCAATTCTCCCGGTAATCGGTTACACGCTCGAGAGTTCGAATCGTTCTCCTATTGAGTTGAAGCTTCTGGCTATTAATACTATTAAACCTTTTCTTTCTCAGGTATCCGGTATTTCGGAAGTGAGGATTATTGGTGGTCAGGATAAAGAATACAAGGTAATGCTGAACACTCAAAAAATGAGTACCCTGGGAGTTACTCCTGACGCTTTGAGTACTGTTTTTTCTCAAACAAATTTTGTTAAGTCGAATGGATACCTATCTGATTATCGCGTGCTTTATCTCACTACAACCAATGCACTGGTCGATTCTAAAGAAAAACTTGAGAACCTGGTGGTCACAAACAGTGGAAGACGAATAGTTACCTTAAAGGATATTGCAGACGTGCAGATTGGACAAGCCAGGCAATACATAAAAATAAATGCCAATGGTAAAGAGGGTATACTCGTTGCTGTGGTAAAGCAACCCGGCACTAACCTGATTGACCTTTCCAATGAGATGGACCAGAAGCTTAATGACTTAAGGAAAACACTTCCTAAGGATGTTACTATAAAACCCTATTATCTCCAGGGAGATTTTGTAAAAGATTCTATTAAAAGTGTACGCGATAGTTTATTGGTCGGGTTACTACTTGCCATATTGGTAGCCGTAATTTTTTTGCGCTCGCTCAAGTCCAGTGTTACCATTTTTATAACCATCCCGGTAACCCTTTGCCTCTCCCTTATGATTTTATACTTAATGGGGCAGACCTTTAATATCATGACTCTTGGTGCAATAGCGGCAGCAATCGGACTTATTATCGATGATGCAATTGTTGTGGTGGAACAAATTCACCGAACCCATGAAGAGCATCCCGAAGATTCAGGCGCCGCACTGGTTAGCAAAGCGCTTCATTATTTATTTCCTGCAATGGTTGGTTCTTCTTTAAGCACCATTGTAATCTTATTGCCTTTTATGCTTATGAGTGGTGTTGCGGGCGCTTATTTTAAGGTAATGACTAATTCGATGACTGTCATTTTAATCTGTTCTTTTTTTGTAACCTGGATTGCTTTGCCCATTATCTATTTGCTATTAACGAAAAAGGAAAAGAAGCGTCATACCGCCGAAGTATTACCGGAAGATTGGGAGGCTATAAAAAATAATATTTTACAGGAGAAAGAGGAAAATATTTCTGTTGGGCATAAAAGGCCGCGTCCTGTTAAAACACAGCGATGGGTTTCTTACTTCATAAAAAGACCGTGGATTAGCATGCTGATTTGCGGCATTCTGCTGGTATCCATTATACTGATTCTTCCTCACTTACAAACAGGATTTCTGCCCGAAATGGATGAGGGCAGTATTGTTTTGGATTATATCTCGCCAGCAGGAACATCCCTGGAAGAAACCGATCGAATGCTACGCGAAGTTGAAAAAATAATTGTAAAAATCCCTGAGGTGCAGGCTTATTCAAGACGGACCGGAACTCAAATGGGCTTTTTTATCACCGAACCTAATAACGGTGATTACCTCATTTCTTTAAAGAAAAACAGGACGCGCACTACTGATGAGGTAATTGAAGATATAAGAGAAAGAGTAGAGGCAACGCAGCCTGCCCTTCAGATTGATTTCGGACAGGTAATTGGTGATATGCTTGGGGATCTTATGGCTAGTGTTCAACCGATAGAAGTGAAGGTATTTGGAACGGATCGAACCACACTGCAACAACTCTCCAAACAAATTGCATCTGTTGTGGAACAAGTACCGGGAACGGCAGATGTGTTTGATGGAATTGTTATTGCCGGACCTTCCGTAACCATAACACCAAATGCTTCTGCAATTGCTCAGTACGGTTTGTCAGCCCTGAATCTGCAATACCAGCTTCAAAATTCCCTGGAGGGAAATGTTGTTGGAAATGTTTTTGAACATGAGCAGTTAACCCCTGTAAGAATGCTGTATTCCAGTAAAGCAGGCAATAGTCTTGAAGACATAAACGCCCTTCAGATTTTTCTCCCTTCAGGTAAGCTAATACCCATAAACGAACTGGCCGTTGTTACCGTAAATGCCGGGGATGCCCAAATTGAACGGGAAAATCTTGAAAGTATGGGGGTAATTACATCACGCCTGAACAATAGAGATCTGGGAAGTGTAATAAAAGATATTCAAAAGCAGATCACATCAAAAATTTCACTTCCTTCCGGCTATCACATTGAATATGGAGGTACTTACGCTCAGCAAAAGCAATCTTTCAATGAATTGCTGGTGATTTTAATACTGGCATCATTGCTGGTGTTTTGTGTAATCCTATTCCTGTTTAAAGATTTGAGGGTTGCTTTAATTATAATCAGTATTTCCATTTTGGGAGTTGCGGGAAGTTATCTGGCCCTTATAATTACCAATACGCCTCTGAATGTAGGAAGCTATACAGGGCTTATTATGATTGTAGGAATTATTGGAGAAAATGCAATTTTTACTTTTTGGCAGTTCAGGGAATCGCTTAAAGAAAAATCACTGGATGATGCAATCATTTTTTCCATTTCTACGCGCCTTCGCCCTAAGCTTATGACTGCACTCGGTGCCATTATTGCGCTGATGCCTATTGCCCTGGGCATCGGAGCAGGGGCGCAGTTACATCAGCCATTGGCAATTGCAGTAATCGGAGGTTTTCTTGCAGGTCTGCCCTTGCTCCTTATTGTGCTTCCGTCGATGATACATTTAATACTCAAAAATTACAAAAGCACTGCTGTTTTTTCGGGCCCTGATTCAGGTGTCTAA
- a CDS encoding VOC family protein, whose amino-acid sequence MAVNPIPPGFHSITPYFSVNDAKQFMTFLKKAFSAEEHFRMNRHDGTIAHASMQIGDSMIEVSDARPEFPAVSMSVHLFVENVDAVYNCAVSAGAVSVMAPMTQFYGDRESYVKDPFGNNWYIATHVEDVPEDEIERRMKAQDQ is encoded by the coding sequence ATGGCAGTAAACCCAATTCCACCAGGATTTCACAGCATCACTCCTTACTTTAGCGTGAATGATGCCAAGCAGTTTATGACGTTTTTAAAAAAGGCTTTTAGTGCTGAAGAGCATTTTCGAATGAACCGGCATGACGGCACTATTGCACACGCTTCCATGCAAATAGGAGATTCAATGATTGAAGTAAGTGATGCCCGACCAGAATTTCCTGCAGTGTCAATGTCGGTACACTTGTTCGTAGAAAATGTAGACGCTGTTTATAATTGTGCTGTTTCAGCGGGCGCTGTTTCTGTTATGGCTCCTATGACTCAATTTTATGGTGACCGTGAATCGTATGTTAAAGATCCGTTTGGAAATAACTGGTATATTGCCACTCACGTAGAAGACGTGCCTGAAGATGAAATAGAGCGAAGGATGAAGGCCCAGGACCAATGA